One segment of Colias croceus chromosome 15, ilColCroc2.1 DNA contains the following:
- the LOC123697879 gene encoding uncharacterized protein LOC123697879 isoform X2: protein MPPKRVKDDDDCGEPSPRISFNDLEKSMTPFSGDDAYGIETFVKDFEDISSLMQWGEIEKLIFSKRLLAGTAKLFLRSLSGTTTWDTLKSELREEFGKKLNSATVHKRLSTRRMKMNETHQQYFLHMKELAVLGNVEDEALMEYVIDGIKDSESNKNILYGACNIKEFRKKLDIYSEIKKKSYSPNKIQSNSVSKSIGMKIQKTLRVKRCFNCGDLDHESPNCTKGIKCFKCNLFGHKSTECSKSIKKSLEIMSTKNNIDVRPFKKLKINNIDVEALIDTGSDANLIIMSYFRKIQGEKLLSYSSGTTETLTGIAEKEIYTKGSFTAKIEIDDCYFETLFYVVDDGAIPVNIILGNPVLKEVEINFKSGTITATRILHLTMLENENEDITNIENKEYKNKIQNIIKEYNPKRCTKASNVKLKILLTDDVPVYQNPRRLSPLELNIVDKQIKEWLDEGIIKTKGEIKPSVKKIAAVEHFQTPHNIKSLQSFLGLTGYFRKFIKDYSLIAKPLTDLLKKVLKIYDPNLETELHTDASAEGYGAVLLQRSLTDNKMHPVYYMSKKTSATEKKYHSYYLEILAIVEAVKKFRVYLLGIKFKIVTDCSALTMTLQKKDLPPRVARWALLLEEYDYTIEHRPAARMKHADALSRQPIKNIIVLTDTAARLRRAQDDDLQIKLIKKVLEKESYDDYVLENGMLWKIKDGNKLMVVPKKMQNEIIRKHHENGHFGCVKTEELINRNYYMENLKEKIKTNIDNCVECILNSNKRGKKEGFLHVIDKGDLPLSTYHIDHLRLLTHLGQMILQDDRVGIG from the exons ATGCCGCCGAAACGAGtaaaagatgatgatgattgtggTGAACCATCGCCGCGTATTTCCTTCAATGACTTAGAGAAATCAATGACGCCATTTTCGGGTGATGATGCCTATGGCATCGAAACATTCGTAAAAGATTTTGAAGATATTTCCTCTTTAATGCAATGGGgcgaaatagaaaaactcaTATTTTCGAAGCGGCTTCTCGCGGGAACCGCCAAGCTATTTTTACGTTCACTAAGTGGGACCACCACGTGGGATACACTTAAGTCTGAGCTCCGTGAGGAATTTGGTAAGAAGTTGAACAGTGCAACTGTTCACAAGAGACTTTCAACTCGCCGGATGAAGATGAATGAGACTCAtcagcaatattttttacatatgaaGGAACTTGCAGTACTTGGGAATGTTGAAGATGAAGCCCTGATGGAATATGTCATCGACGGTATTAAAGACAGTGAgtccaacaaaaatattttatatggcgcttgtaacattaaagaattcagaaagaaattagacatttattcagaaattaagaaaaaatcatattcacCTAATAAGATTCAAAGTAATTCAGTATCAAAGTCCATTGgcatgaaaattcaaaaaacactACGAGTAAAGAGATGTTTCAATTGTGGAGATTTAGATCATGAGTCGCCTAATTGTACTAAAggcattaaatgttttaaatgcaaCTTGTTTGGCCATAAATCAACTGAATGttctaaaagtataaaaaagagtttggaaattatgtcaactaaaaataatattgatgtgaGACCTTTCAAgaagctgaaaataaataatattgatgtagaAGCCCTGATTGATACCGGAAGCGatgctaatttaataattatgtcttattttaggaagattcaaggtgaaaaattgttatcttATAGTTCAGGAACCACAGAAACTTTAACTGGAATAGCTGAAAaggaaatttatacaaaaggaTCTTTCACagcaaaaattgaaattgatgattgttattttgaaactttattttatgttgttgatGATGGCGCTATCCCTGTCAACATTATATTAGGAAATCCTGTACTGAAAgaagtagaaatcaattttaaatctgGAACTATCACTGCAACAAGAATATTACACCTTACAATGCTAgagaatgaaaatgaagatatcacaaatattgaaaacaaagaatataagaataaaatacagaatattataaaagaatataaccCCAAAAGATGTACTAAAGCatcaaatgtaaaacttaaaatattattaaccgatGATGTACCAGTTTATCAGAATCCACGACGATTGTCACCTTTGGAGCTTAACATTGTTGACAAACAGATTAAAGAATGGCTTGATgaaggaataataaaaacaa AAGGTGAAATTAAACCTTCAGTGAAGAAAATTGCCGCTGTAGAACATTTTCAGACTCCTCACAATATAAAGTCACTTCAAAGTTTCCTCGGACTAACAGGTTATTTTAGAAAGTTTATAAAGGATTATTCTTTAATAGCAAAACCTCTGACTGATTTACTAAAGAAAG TTTTGAAGATTTATGATCCGAATTTAGAAACAGAACTACACACAGATGCAAGTGCTGAAGGATATGGTGCTGTATTATTGCAAAGGAGTTTAACAGATAATAAGATGCATCCCGTTTACTACATGAGCAAGAAGACATCCGCTACTGAAAAAAAGTATCACagttattatttagaaatattagCTATTGTTGAAGCTGTTAAAAAGTTTAGAGTATACTTGCtaggtattaaatttaaaattgttacagACTGCTCCGCCTTGACTATGACATTGCAGAAAAAAGACTTACCTCCGAGAGTAGCTCGCTGGGCGCTCTTACTTGAAGAATATGACTACACGATTGAACATCGGCCTGCAGCAAGGATGAAACATGCAGATGCTCTCAGCCGACAGcctataaagaatataattgtACTTACCGATACCGCAGCACGCCTGCGAAGAGCTCAAGATGATGATCtgcaaataaaactaataaagaaagTATTAGAAAAGGAATCTTATGATGACTATGTTTTAGAGAATGGAATGTTATGGAAGATTAAggatggaaataaattaatggttgtacctaagaaaatgcaaaatgaaattataagaaaacatcATGAAAACGGACATTTTGGTTGTGTTAAGACTgaggaattaataaatagaaattattatatggagaatttaaaagaaaagattaaaacaaacattgataATTGCGTGGAATGTatacttaattcaaataaaagaggAAAGAAGGAAGGATTTCTACATGTAATAGATAAAGGTGATTTACCATTGTCTACTTACCATATTGATCATCTACGACTGTTGACTCATCTGGGACAGATGATTCTGCAGGATGACCGtgtgggaataggataa
- the LOC123697879 gene encoding uncharacterized protein LOC123697879 isoform X1, with protein MPPKRVKDDDDCGEPSPRISFNDLEKSMTPFSGDDAYGIETFVKDFEDISSLMQWGEIEKLIFSKRLLAGTAKLFLRSLSGTTTWDTLKSELREEFGKKLNSATVHKRLSTRRMKMNETHQQYFLHMKELAVLGNVEDEALMEYVIDGIKDSESNKNILYGACNIKEFRKKLDIYSEIKKKSYSPNKIQSNSVSKSIGMKIQKTLRVKRCFNCGDLDHESPNCTKGIKCFKCNLFGHKSTECSKSIKKSLEIMSTKNNIDVRPFKKLKINNIDVEALIDTGSDANLIIMSYFRKIQGEKLLSYSSGTTETLTGIAEKEIYTKGSFTAKIEIDDCYFETLFYVVDDGAIPVNIILGNPVLKEVEINFKSGTITATRILHLTMLENENEDITNIENKEYKNKIQNIIKEYNPKRCTKASNVKLKILLTDDVPVYQNPRRLSPLELNIVDKQIKEWLDEGIIKTKGEIKPSVKKIAAVEHFQTPHNIKSLQSFLGLTGYFRKFIKDYSLIAKPLTDLLKKGTVFNFNLDCEKAFQKLKFILCQSPVLKIYDPNLETELHTDASAEGYGAVLLQRSLTDNKMHPVYYMSKKTSATEKKYHSYYLEILAIVEAVKKFRVYLLGIKFKIVTDCSALTMTLQKKDLPPRVARWALLLEEYDYTIEHRPAARMKHADALSRQPIKNIIVLTDTAARLRRAQDDDLQIKLIKKVLEKESYDDYVLENGMLWKIKDGNKLMVVPKKMQNEIIRKHHENGHFGCVKTEELINRNYYMENLKEKIKTNIDNCVECILNSNKRGKKEGFLHVIDKGDLPLSTYHIDHLRLLTHLGQMILQDDRVGIG; from the exons ATGCCGCCGAAACGAGtaaaagatgatgatgattgtggTGAACCATCGCCGCGTATTTCCTTCAATGACTTAGAGAAATCAATGACGCCATTTTCGGGTGATGATGCCTATGGCATCGAAACATTCGTAAAAGATTTTGAAGATATTTCCTCTTTAATGCAATGGGgcgaaatagaaaaactcaTATTTTCGAAGCGGCTTCTCGCGGGAACCGCCAAGCTATTTTTACGTTCACTAAGTGGGACCACCACGTGGGATACACTTAAGTCTGAGCTCCGTGAGGAATTTGGTAAGAAGTTGAACAGTGCAACTGTTCACAAGAGACTTTCAACTCGCCGGATGAAGATGAATGAGACTCAtcagcaatattttttacatatgaaGGAACTTGCAGTACTTGGGAATGTTGAAGATGAAGCCCTGATGGAATATGTCATCGACGGTATTAAAGACAGTGAgtccaacaaaaatattttatatggcgcttgtaacattaaagaattcagaaagaaattagacatttattcagaaattaagaaaaaatcatattcacCTAATAAGATTCAAAGTAATTCAGTATCAAAGTCCATTGgcatgaaaattcaaaaaacactACGAGTAAAGAGATGTTTCAATTGTGGAGATTTAGATCATGAGTCGCCTAATTGTACTAAAggcattaaatgttttaaatgcaaCTTGTTTGGCCATAAATCAACTGAATGttctaaaagtataaaaaagagtttggaaattatgtcaactaaaaataatattgatgtgaGACCTTTCAAgaagctgaaaataaataatattgatgtagaAGCCCTGATTGATACCGGAAGCGatgctaatttaataattatgtcttattttaggaagattcaaggtgaaaaattgttatcttATAGTTCAGGAACCACAGAAACTTTAACTGGAATAGCTGAAAaggaaatttatacaaaaggaTCTTTCACagcaaaaattgaaattgatgattgttattttgaaactttattttatgttgttgatGATGGCGCTATCCCTGTCAACATTATATTAGGAAATCCTGTACTGAAAgaagtagaaatcaattttaaatctgGAACTATCACTGCAACAAGAATATTACACCTTACAATGCTAgagaatgaaaatgaagatatcacaaatattgaaaacaaagaatataagaataaaatacagaatattataaaagaatataaccCCAAAAGATGTACTAAAGCatcaaatgtaaaacttaaaatattattaaccgatGATGTACCAGTTTATCAGAATCCACGACGATTGTCACCTTTGGAGCTTAACATTGTTGACAAACAGATTAAAGAATGGCTTGATgaaggaataataaaaacaa AAGGTGAAATTAAACCTTCAGTGAAGAAAATTGCCGCTGTAGAACATTTTCAGACTCCTCACAATATAAAGTCACTTCAAAGTTTCCTCGGACTAACAGGTTATTTTAGAAAGTTTATAAAGGATTATTCTTTAATAGCAAAACCTCTGACTGATTTACTAAAGAAAGgtactgtttttaattttaacttagaCTGTGAAAAAGCATTTCagaaattaaagtttattttatgtcaatCTCCAGTTTTGAAGATTTATGATCCGAATTTAGAAACAGAACTACACACAGATGCAAGTGCTGAAGGATATGGTGCTGTATTATTGCAAAGGAGTTTAACAGATAATAAGATGCATCCCGTTTACTACATGAGCAAGAAGACATCCGCTACTGAAAAAAAGTATCACagttattatttagaaatattagCTATTGTTGAAGCTGTTAAAAAGTTTAGAGTATACTTGCtaggtattaaatttaaaattgttacagACTGCTCCGCCTTGACTATGACATTGCAGAAAAAAGACTTACCTCCGAGAGTAGCTCGCTGGGCGCTCTTACTTGAAGAATATGACTACACGATTGAACATCGGCCTGCAGCAAGGATGAAACATGCAGATGCTCTCAGCCGACAGcctataaagaatataattgtACTTACCGATACCGCAGCACGCCTGCGAAGAGCTCAAGATGATGATCtgcaaataaaactaataaagaaagTATTAGAAAAGGAATCTTATGATGACTATGTTTTAGAGAATGGAATGTTATGGAAGATTAAggatggaaataaattaatggttgtacctaagaaaatgcaaaatgaaattataagaaaacatcATGAAAACGGACATTTTGGTTGTGTTAAGACTgaggaattaataaatagaaattattatatggagaatttaaaagaaaagattaaaacaaacattgataATTGCGTGGAATGTatacttaattcaaataaaagaggAAAGAAGGAAGGATTTCTACATGTAATAGATAAAGGTGATTTACCATTGTCTACTTACCATATTGATCATCTACGACTGTTGACTCATCTGGGACAGATGATTCTGCAGGATGACCGtgtgggaataggataa
- the LOC123697879 gene encoding uncharacterized protein LOC123697879 isoform X3, which produces MPPKRVKDDDDCGEPSPRISFNDLEKSMTPFSGDDAYGIETFVKDFEDISSLMQWGEIEKLIFSKRLLAGTAKLFLRSLSGTTTWDTLKSELREEFGKKLNSATVHKRLSTRRMKMNETHQQYFLHMKELAVLGNVEDEALMEYVIDGIKDSESNKNILYGACNIKEFRKKLDIYSEIKKKSYSPNKIQSNSVSKSIGMKIQKTLRVKRCFNCGDLDHESPNCTKGIKCFKCNLFGHKSTECSKSIKKSLEIMSTKNNIDVRPFKKLKINNIDVEALIDTGSDANLIIMSYFRKIQGEKLLSYSSGTTETLTGIAEKEIYTKGSFTAKIEIDDCYFETLFYVVDDGAIPVNIILGNPVLKEVEINFKSGTITATRILHLTMLENENEDITNIENKEYKNKIQNIIKEYNPKRCTKASNVKLKILLTDDVPVYQNPRRLSPLELNIVDKQIKEWLDEGIIKTKGEIKPSVKKIAAVEHFQTPHNIKSLQSFLGLTGYFRKFIKDYSLIAKPLTDLLKKDCSALTMTLQKKDLPPRVARWALLLEEYDYTIEHRPAARMKHADALSRQPIKNIIVLTDTAARLRRAQDDDLQIKLIKKVLEKESYDDYVLENGMLWKIKDGNKLMVVPKKMQNEIIRKHHENGHFGCVKTEELINRNYYMENLKEKIKTNIDNCVECILNSNKRGKKEGFLHVIDKGDLPLSTYHIDHLRLLTHLGQMILQDDRVGIG; this is translated from the exons ATGCCGCCGAAACGAGtaaaagatgatgatgattgtggTGAACCATCGCCGCGTATTTCCTTCAATGACTTAGAGAAATCAATGACGCCATTTTCGGGTGATGATGCCTATGGCATCGAAACATTCGTAAAAGATTTTGAAGATATTTCCTCTTTAATGCAATGGGgcgaaatagaaaaactcaTATTTTCGAAGCGGCTTCTCGCGGGAACCGCCAAGCTATTTTTACGTTCACTAAGTGGGACCACCACGTGGGATACACTTAAGTCTGAGCTCCGTGAGGAATTTGGTAAGAAGTTGAACAGTGCAACTGTTCACAAGAGACTTTCAACTCGCCGGATGAAGATGAATGAGACTCAtcagcaatattttttacatatgaaGGAACTTGCAGTACTTGGGAATGTTGAAGATGAAGCCCTGATGGAATATGTCATCGACGGTATTAAAGACAGTGAgtccaacaaaaatattttatatggcgcttgtaacattaaagaattcagaaagaaattagacatttattcagaaattaagaaaaaatcatattcacCTAATAAGATTCAAAGTAATTCAGTATCAAAGTCCATTGgcatgaaaattcaaaaaacactACGAGTAAAGAGATGTTTCAATTGTGGAGATTTAGATCATGAGTCGCCTAATTGTACTAAAggcattaaatgttttaaatgcaaCTTGTTTGGCCATAAATCAACTGAATGttctaaaagtataaaaaagagtttggaaattatgtcaactaaaaataatattgatgtgaGACCTTTCAAgaagctgaaaataaataatattgatgtagaAGCCCTGATTGATACCGGAAGCGatgctaatttaataattatgtcttattttaggaagattcaaggtgaaaaattgttatcttATAGTTCAGGAACCACAGAAACTTTAACTGGAATAGCTGAAAaggaaatttatacaaaaggaTCTTTCACagcaaaaattgaaattgatgattgttattttgaaactttattttatgttgttgatGATGGCGCTATCCCTGTCAACATTATATTAGGAAATCCTGTACTGAAAgaagtagaaatcaattttaaatctgGAACTATCACTGCAACAAGAATATTACACCTTACAATGCTAgagaatgaaaatgaagatatcacaaatattgaaaacaaagaatataagaataaaatacagaatattataaaagaatataaccCCAAAAGATGTACTAAAGCatcaaatgtaaaacttaaaatattattaaccgatGATGTACCAGTTTATCAGAATCCACGACGATTGTCACCTTTGGAGCTTAACATTGTTGACAAACAGATTAAAGAATGGCTTGATgaaggaataataaaaacaa AAGGTGAAATTAAACCTTCAGTGAAGAAAATTGCCGCTGTAGAACATTTTCAGACTCCTCACAATATAAAGTCACTTCAAAGTTTCCTCGGACTAACAGGTTATTTTAGAAAGTTTATAAAGGATTATTCTTTAATAGCAAAACCTCTGACTGATTTACTAAAGAAAG ACTGCTCCGCCTTGACTATGACATTGCAGAAAAAAGACTTACCTCCGAGAGTAGCTCGCTGGGCGCTCTTACTTGAAGAATATGACTACACGATTGAACATCGGCCTGCAGCAAGGATGAAACATGCAGATGCTCTCAGCCGACAGcctataaagaatataattgtACTTACCGATACCGCAGCACGCCTGCGAAGAGCTCAAGATGATGATCtgcaaataaaactaataaagaaagTATTAGAAAAGGAATCTTATGATGACTATGTTTTAGAGAATGGAATGTTATGGAAGATTAAggatggaaataaattaatggttgtacctaagaaaatgcaaaatgaaattataagaaaacatcATGAAAACGGACATTTTGGTTGTGTTAAGACTgaggaattaataaatagaaattattatatggagaatttaaaagaaaagattaaaacaaacattgataATTGCGTGGAATGTatacttaattcaaataaaagaggAAAGAAGGAAGGATTTCTACATGTAATAGATAAAGGTGATTTACCATTGTCTACTTACCATATTGATCATCTACGACTGTTGACTCATCTGGGACAGATGATTCTGCAGGATGACCGtgtgggaataggataa
- the LOC123697879 gene encoding uncharacterized protein LOC123697879 isoform X4, whose protein sequence is MPPKRVKDDDDCGEPSPRISFNDLEKSMTPFSGDDAYGIETFVKDFEDISSLMQWGEIEKLIFSKRLLAGTAKLFLRSLSGTTTWDTLKSELREEFGKKLNSATVHKRLSTRRMKMNETHQQYFLHMKELAVLGNVEDEALMEYVIDGIKDSESNKNILYGACNIKEFRKKLDIYSEIKKKSYSPNKIQSNSVSKSIGMKIQKTLRVKRCFNCGDLDHESPNCTKGIKCFKCNLFGHKSTECSKSIKKSLEIMSTKNNIDVRPFKKLKINNIDVEALIDTGSDANLIIMSYFRKIQGEKLLSYSSGTTETLTGIAEKEIYTKGSFTAKIEIDDCYFETLFYVVDDGAIPVNIILGNPVLKEVEINFKSGTITATRILHLTMLENENEDITNIENKEYKNKIQNIIKEYNPKRCTKASNVKLKILLTDDVPVYQNPRRLSPLELNIVDKQIKEWLDEGIIKTKGEIKPSVKKIAAVEHFQTPHNIKSLQSFLGLTGYFRKFIKDYSLIAKPLTDLLKKGTVFNFNLDCEKAFQKLKFILCQSPVLKIYDPNLETELHTDASAEGYGAVLLQRSLTDNKMHPVYYMSKKTSATEKKLLRLDYDIAEKRLTSESSSLGALT, encoded by the exons ATGCCGCCGAAACGAGtaaaagatgatgatgattgtggTGAACCATCGCCGCGTATTTCCTTCAATGACTTAGAGAAATCAATGACGCCATTTTCGGGTGATGATGCCTATGGCATCGAAACATTCGTAAAAGATTTTGAAGATATTTCCTCTTTAATGCAATGGGgcgaaatagaaaaactcaTATTTTCGAAGCGGCTTCTCGCGGGAACCGCCAAGCTATTTTTACGTTCACTAAGTGGGACCACCACGTGGGATACACTTAAGTCTGAGCTCCGTGAGGAATTTGGTAAGAAGTTGAACAGTGCAACTGTTCACAAGAGACTTTCAACTCGCCGGATGAAGATGAATGAGACTCAtcagcaatattttttacatatgaaGGAACTTGCAGTACTTGGGAATGTTGAAGATGAAGCCCTGATGGAATATGTCATCGACGGTATTAAAGACAGTGAgtccaacaaaaatattttatatggcgcttgtaacattaaagaattcagaaagaaattagacatttattcagaaattaagaaaaaatcatattcacCTAATAAGATTCAAAGTAATTCAGTATCAAAGTCCATTGgcatgaaaattcaaaaaacactACGAGTAAAGAGATGTTTCAATTGTGGAGATTTAGATCATGAGTCGCCTAATTGTACTAAAggcattaaatgttttaaatgcaaCTTGTTTGGCCATAAATCAACTGAATGttctaaaagtataaaaaagagtttggaaattatgtcaactaaaaataatattgatgtgaGACCTTTCAAgaagctgaaaataaataatattgatgtagaAGCCCTGATTGATACCGGAAGCGatgctaatttaataattatgtcttattttaggaagattcaaggtgaaaaattgttatcttATAGTTCAGGAACCACAGAAACTTTAACTGGAATAGCTGAAAaggaaatttatacaaaaggaTCTTTCACagcaaaaattgaaattgatgattgttattttgaaactttattttatgttgttgatGATGGCGCTATCCCTGTCAACATTATATTAGGAAATCCTGTACTGAAAgaagtagaaatcaattttaaatctgGAACTATCACTGCAACAAGAATATTACACCTTACAATGCTAgagaatgaaaatgaagatatcacaaatattgaaaacaaagaatataagaataaaatacagaatattataaaagaatataaccCCAAAAGATGTACTAAAGCatcaaatgtaaaacttaaaatattattaaccgatGATGTACCAGTTTATCAGAATCCACGACGATTGTCACCTTTGGAGCTTAACATTGTTGACAAACAGATTAAAGAATGGCTTGATgaaggaataataaaaacaa AAGGTGAAATTAAACCTTCAGTGAAGAAAATTGCCGCTGTAGAACATTTTCAGACTCCTCACAATATAAAGTCACTTCAAAGTTTCCTCGGACTAACAGGTTATTTTAGAAAGTTTATAAAGGATTATTCTTTAATAGCAAAACCTCTGACTGATTTACTAAAGAAAGgtactgtttttaattttaacttagaCTGTGAAAAAGCATTTCagaaattaaagtttattttatgtcaatCTCCAGTTTTGAAGATTTATGATCCGAATTTAGAAACAGAACTACACACAGATGCAAGTGCTGAAGGATATGGTGCTGTATTATTGCAAAGGAGTTTAACAGATAATAAGATGCATCCCGTTTACTACATGAGCAAGAAGACATCCGCTACTGAAAAAAA ACTGCTCCGCCTTGACTATGACATTGCAGAAAAAAGACTTACCTCCGAGAGTAGCTCGCTGGGCGCTCTTACTTGA
- the LOC123697881 gene encoding uncharacterized protein LOC123697881 has translation MDRLQFEFTMIASNDGKSNVLAITSITTEEGKCYVLPDDLKPVIHHTCIVKMSTFSKIKNSIKKRHQSRKIWIKLNEDQKKTYTDEEGNMQFLDQYLEEISIIQPKDKDSNLQNILEKLIETTTNKENQHNLRHVSEKFIIEKFTSKNCNALQWIENFEKECDRFSITKDETKIEILRLFLEKSCLDWYSSMAIKLTVTSEWKEWKNNFLETFKNQGWDMVSYAFSFKYKEGLLIDYAIKKERLILDINKSVDSKTIIDLIATGLPGFILNKLNRDELNNTTDLFNQLRKYEGMMYKKNSPMVRSATFLHRNKINEKKPCKTCESLDKGIRYHPEELCWFKKNKNESERGTKARTVNNNSIIEVDINTNKKNE, from the coding sequence ATGGACCGGTTGCAGTTTGAGTTTACGATGATAGCTTCAAATGATGGCAAATCCAATGTGTTAGCCATAACCTCGATTACTACAGAAGAAGGAAAATGTTATGTCTTACCTGATGATCTGAAACCGGTCATTCACCATACATGTATTGTTAAAATGAGTACATTCtcgaaaataaaaaacagcATAAAGAAGAGGCATCAAAGCCGAAAAatttggataaaattaaatgaagatCAAAAGAAAACATATACAGATGAGGAAGGTAATATGCAATTTTTGGATCAATACTTGGAAGAAATTAGCATCATACAACcaaaagacaaagatagtaatttacaaaatatattagaaaaattaattgaaactaCCACGAATAAAGAAAATCAACATAACCTAAGACATGTCTCGgagaaatttattattgaaaaattcacAAGTAAGAATTGTAATGCATTGCAATGGATAGAGAATTTTGAAAAAGAGTGTGACCGCTTCAGTATTACAAAAGATGaaacaaaaattgaaatattgagATTGTTTTTAGAAAAATCTTGTTTGGATTGGTATAGCTCGATGGCCATCAAACTAACAGTAACTTCTGAATGGAAGGAAtggaaaaacaattttttggaaacgtttaaaaacCAAGGATGGGACATGGTCTCATATGCTTTTTCATTCAAGTATAAAGAAGgattattaattgattatgcaataaaaaaagaacgaCTCATACTAGACATAAACAAATCAGTAGACTCCAAAACAATAATAGATCTTATTGCAACAGGCTTACCTGGGTTTAtcttaaacaaattaaacagGGATGAACTCAACAACACTACTGATTTGTTCAACCAGTTAAGAAAATATGAAGGTATGATGTACAAGAAGAACTCACCTATGGTAAGAAGTGCTACTTTTCttcatagaaataaaattaatgagaaGAAGCCGTGTAAGACGTGTGAATCTTTAGACAAAGGAATAAGATACCATCCAGAAGAGTTGTGTTGGttcaagaaaaataaaaatgaatctgAAAGGGGTACCAAAGCCAGAACTGTGaacaataattcaattattgaagtagatataaatactaataaaaaaaacgagtAA